The Chanodichthys erythropterus isolate Z2021 chromosome 14, ASM2448905v1, whole genome shotgun sequence genome window below encodes:
- the LOC137035538 gene encoding galactose-specific lectin nattectin-like → MFTVEKLTLLLLFTTFSQGDAADDGCPPGWSAFGRKCAKFFSQRLDWMAAEKYCQTFGGNLASVHSKSENDLLLNMVLGTTRTYIGGHDAVKEGQWMWTDGSAFDYNNWCSGQPDNLNAENTLEINLGNHCWNDNEKQVPLAFICARSLY, encoded by the exons AT GTTTACCGTGGAAAAGCTGACACTTCTGCTTCTTTTCACCACATTCTCTCAGGGAGATGCAGCAG ATGATGGCTGCCCCCCTGGATGGTCAGCATTTGGACGGAAATGTGCCAAATTCTTCTCACAAAGACTCGACTGGATGGCAGCAGAG AAGTACTGTCAAACCTTTGGTGGAAATCTTGCATCGGTGCACAGTAAATCTGAAAACGATCTTCTGCTGAACATGGTGCTTGGTACGACACGAACTTATATTGGTGGTCATGATGCTGTAAAA GAAGGACAGTGGATGTGGACTGATGGCTCTGCCTTTGATTACAACAACTGGTGCAGTGGACAACCTGACAACTTAAATGCTGAGAACACTCTGGAAATAAACTTGG GTAACCACTGCTGGAATGACAATGAAAAACAAGTCCCACTTGCTTTTATTTGTGCTAGAAGTCTTTATTAA
- the LOC137035537 gene encoding uncharacterized protein produces the protein MRYKKQGPSGSSGAQKTGRQQWILNRLQFLEPHTKRKESTSNLMIMEPAADSDSCSPSDGTNSDTWTGTHEDPSFSDADLRSSTPLAESTICGTESTAMRKDHLQSSNIKPKPPGKRRKMQDESSSEESTNLMRTIGKTLEKLASQENTNDAISAYCKNLEHRMRNLPPHLLPHFQHEVDNCIFKYSVGHNHALDASSNQYTHL, from the exons ATGCGTTATAAGAAACAAGGACCCTCAGGAAGTTCTGGAGCTCAGAAGactggcaggcagcaatggatcCTGAACCGCCTGCAGTTTCTAGAGCCTCACACAAAAAGGAAGGAGAGCACTTCAAATCTAATGATcatg GAACCTGCGGCTGATAGTGATTCCTGTTCACCCTCAGATGGTACCAACAGTGACACCTGGACTGGCACCCATGAAGACCCCAGCTTCAGTGATGCTGACCTACGGTCAAGTACACCCTTGGCTGAATCCACCATCTGTGGAACTGAGTCCACAGCCATGAGAAAGGACCATTTGCAAAGCTCCAACATAAAACCAAAGCCTCCAGGGAAGCGCAGGAAGATGCAAGACGAATCCTCCAGCGAGGAATCCACAAACTTGATGCGCACCATCGGCAAAACTCTGGAAAAGTTGGCATCACAGGAAAACACCAATGATGCCATCTCagcttactgcaaaaatcttgaaCACAGAATGCGGAATTTGCCACCACATCTACTGCCACATTTCCAGCATGAGGTTGAtaattgcattttcaaatattcagtGGGCCACAACCATGCACTGGATGCATCTTCCAATCAGTATAcacacttgtaa